The Pirellulales bacterium sequence TGCCGGCTGCCGGTTTCTGCCTGGCAGCGGATCCCACTGCCGCGCGCGGGGGCTCATACGCATCGCAACGTGGTCTTCTCAACGATTCAAGTCGGCAGCCAGACCGTACACGTACTGCTCACGCACCTCGACAGCCGCGACGCGCTGCGCCGGCAGGAGCAGTTGCGCACCGTGGGAGAGCTATTTCTGGCGCTTGACCCGCCGGCGATCTTGATGGGGGACATGAATACGCTGCCGGACGATGACCAGCTTCAACAGTTGCTGGTCATGCCGGGGGTCGTCGACGCCGTCGCCGCCGGGATGTCAGAACCGCCGGAGCGGCGGATCGACTGGATCCTCACGCGGGGGCTACGCACCGTGGCGGCCGGTTGCCAGGATCAAGGCGCAAGCGACCACCCGCTCTACTGGGCCGAGTTGGAAGTCATCGATTGACGCGACATCCGCCCGGCGGATCGTCCCCGGCCGACGTATTTGGCCTCGTCAACGGCGAATACGCCATGCATGCAGTGCATAACCTGCAAAAATGAGCCGGATTTCGCCCGACCCATCCTCCGCCCGAATCCAGGCTGGTATACTGGGCTGTCGACACTTGGAGTAACACGAGGGCATTGTGCTCGATTTAGTTCGGGCGCGTCCTTGATTCTCACAGCAACTCGCCACGCGAGATAGCTTGTCGACCCTGCGGAACACGCTCTTGTCGTTCCGCCTTTGGTCCGTCACGTTCGACGGGCAGGCATTGAAATGGATTCTTCCAAGGAATCAAGCATGGCTCGGGATATTGATTACGCAGCGGCCGCGGTGAATCGCGCGATTGTCGAGAAATTCGGTCGCAGCAACGAACTGCAGAAGCTTACTCTCACCGCGGGAGAGAACACGATCACGGCTCGCGATGGCGACCACACTGCCGAGGGGACGAGAGACGACCTGCTGGCGACCTTGCGCGGATCGGAAACCTATGCAGACTTTTGGCAGGCCTTTCAGCCTACCGCGCAAAAACCGTTACAAGATCGAGCGAATTGACCTTCGGTCGCCACAGTCCTTAAGTCGTGCTGCGAGCTCAAGGCCTTTCTACCTGTGAGTTGCGTAGCCATCGCCTACGTCAGTTCGCGGCGATCTCATCTGTCCAGACCTGGAACGACGTGAGTTGGTTTTCGCCGAACGTGGTGGTCAGGGCGACGTCTGCGGCGTCGCGGCCGCGTGCCATTAGGATCCGTCCTATTCGCGGAATGTTGTTCCGTGCATCAAAGGCGTGCCACGTGCCGCCCAGGTAAACCTCGAACCAGGCACTAAAATCCATCGGAGAAGCCGACGAGGGGACGCCGATATCGCCGAGATAGCCTGTGCAGTATCGCGCAGGAATGTTGAGGCACCTGCAGAATGTTATAGCGAGGTGCATGTAGTCGCGGCAGACTCCAACGCGCTCGCGAAACACCTCGAGCGCTGTTCGATTGGCGCGGGCTTGCATGTAGTCAAACCGGATATGCTGATGGACGTAGTCGCATACGGCTTGCACCAGAGGCCAGCCGGCTGGCAGGTGACCGAATAAGGACCAGGCGATA is a genomic window containing:
- a CDS encoding transglutaminase family protein codes for the protein MLIRAGFEAAFEFSKPTAVLLMAHVHPSRSQSIREPERLRSQPEVVVSEYADTYGNRCGRASVPAGRVVFRNDLLIEDDGLPDVQMWNAFQHQVQDLPSEVLLFLLASRYCEVDSELKNIAWSLFGHLPAGWPLVQAVCDYVHQHIRFDYMQARANRTALEVFRERVGVCRDYMHLAITFCRCLNIPARYCTGYLGDIGVPSSASPMDFSAWFEVYLGGTWHAFDARNNIPRIGRILMARGRDAADVALTTTFGENQLTSFQVWTDEIAAN